The stretch of DNA AATTGCTTATCATGCTGTTGTCCAACTTTAATCTTGTCATTCAAAGTAGGGCGAATCACCAAAGCTGAAAGTCGAGCTATCGTACCTTTCTCGACCAAGGCGATCTCATTCCTTTGCAAGTCCAACCATAAAGGTTTTTGAATCATAGAACTCAACACAACTCCTGACTtccgactcagtgcatctgcaactacattcgCTTTTCCAGGATGGTAACTGATagtgcaatcataatccttaacaagttccaaccatctcctctgacgcatgttcaattcCTTCTGAGTAAACAGATATTTAAGGCTTTTATGATCtgagaaaatctcacactttacTCCATACAAATACTGcctccatatcttcaaagcgaataccacagctgccaactcaagatcgtgagtcggataattcttttcataatccttcagctgacgggaagcataagcaattacCTTACCACGCTGCATCAATACAGCACCAAGTCCCTTCTTAGAAGCATCAGTGAACACTACaaagtcttcaactccttcaggAAGTGACAACACTGGAGCCGATGTCAatttatccttcaactcttgaaaactTTGTTGACACTCATTTGTCCATTCAAATTTAACTGTCTTTCTTGTCAATGTGGTCAACGGCAGGGCTATCTTTGAGAAATCAGCGATGAAATGACGATAGTAACCTGCTAAACCAAGAAAACGTCTTACCTCAGCCACTGTcataggaataggccacttcttcACTGATTCTATCTTTGTTGGATCCACGGTAATCCCATCTTCAGAAATGATATGGCCTAGAAAAGTCACTTggtccaaccaaaactcgcacttcttTAACTTGGCATATAATTGGTTATCCCTCAATTGCTGCAGCACAGTTCTCAAATTTTCTCGATGAAGTTCTCGAGTCTTCGAataaaccaaaatatcatcaataaatacaatGACGAAACTGTCCAAATAAGACTTGAAGACTCTATTCataagatccataaaaactgacggtgcattcgttaacccgaaagaaataatcaaaaattcataatgaccatacctaGTTCGAAAAGCAGTCTTAGGTATGTCGTCTTCTTTCACTTTCAATTggtgataacccgatcgcaaatcaatcttggaaaatACTGTTGCCCCTTGCAATTGGTCAAAAAGATCATCAATTCggggcaaaggatacttgttcttaattgtaactttgttgatctctcggTAGTCAATACACAAACGTagtgacccatctttctttttcacaaacaatacgggtgctccccaaggtgaagaactcggtcgaataaagCCCTTATCTAACAGTTCTTGCAATTGgttctttaattctttcatttcagtcgGTGCCATTCGATAAGGGTCTTTAGAAATAGGAGCAGTACCAGGTACAAAATCAATGACAAACTCGACTTATCTATCGGGTGGCAACCCCGGCACATCATCGGAAAAGACATCCGAATACTCTcgaacaacatcaatatcattcaCATCCACATTATATTCCTTACTCACATCCATCACTGACGCCAGAAATCCATGACAACCCTTAACCAACATCTTATTCACCttcaagcaagaaataaaagaagtGCCAAGCGAAGTACCTGAACCCTTGAAGACATTGCTGTCACCTTCTTCTGTTGGAAATCGCACCATCTTCTCAACACAATCTATCACTGCACGATACgatgatagccaatccataccCAAAATCACATCAAACTCAATCATAGGAATGACAATAAGATCAGCAAACAAAATTCTCTCATTCACTAGAATAGGACAAGCTCTAATCACACTTGTTGGGCAAATCACATCTCCTGAGGGAAGCATAATAGTAAACTGGAGAGGTTCAAATATAGGTGCAATACCCAACGATCTGATGAAaatttcagacataaaagaatgtgtagctccaGTATCAATTAAAGTAAGGGCTACATTGCCTGAAATCTGAATAGTACCTGATATAACCGAGGTATCAGGATTAACACCCTCCTTAGTCAAAGAGGATGCGCCCTTGGACTCGTCCTCGGCCTGAAGATTGGGTGCAGTTGATGGCAATGTGACCTGCACCTCCACATCTGTAACATTTGTTGCTCCCTACGAGACATTCACCCTTGTGGGGCTTGTTGCATTTGGAACATAAAGGCCTATTCGTCTCAGACTGAACTGCAGGAGCTTTACCTCGATGTTCTTCTTTTCCTTTGCCTTTGTATCCCCCTTTAAAACTTTGATTCGAAACTTGATTCTTTTGATTGAAGTTTTGCCTTCTCAATTGTCTTTCCTTCTCAATCTCTTTCTCATCCTGTTCCGCTAAAAGAGCTTTCTCCACGATCTCCTTGTACGTTGCGGCCTTAGACATTCTGACATCCCTCCTGATCTTGGCTCTCAAGCCTCTCATGAATTGTTCCCCTCGATCTTTGTCATTCGAAGCAATGAAAGGAACAAACAAGCAACCTTCTtcaaacttcaaaatataaTCATTCACATTCAAGTTGCCCTGGtttagttccaagaactccTTCACTTTCCGAGTCTTGACATCCGTGGAGAAATATTTGTCATAAAATAGCTCCTTGAACTCATTCCATTTAAGGGTTTGAACATTGACAGTTACCTTCGTGGCCTCCTACCAAATGCGCGCAGTCTTGGTCAGAAGAAACACTGCACAACTAACTCGATCATTATCTTCAAAGTTTAGATAGTCAAAGATTGCTTCAATAGCTTTAACCCATTCCATAGCTGCAAGAGGATCCGCACCTCCCACGAACTCAGGTGGATTCATTCTTTTAAATCTGTCATAAGCTCCCTCTGAACTGGGCTCCTGCCTCACAAGGCCTCTACCTCTCCCTTGATCTGGGTTCTGCAATCTCAATAACTGTTGGATCTGTTCTCCATGAACTTTGGCTTGCTCCTTGAGCAACTTACTAAACTCACCAACAACTCGAGATGAGGAACTATCTTCTTCCTCTACaactttcctcttaggtggcatctcCTACATTGCATCTTAGtttaaaatcatttgaaatcatatatatataccttaaGAAATACATACCATCATATCATTACATCAATGAGATGCAGAAGTATACATACCGAAGTGTCGCAAACAGAAGAAGTAATGTGCCAATCCATTGGTCCGAGaaccatggctctgataccactaaatgtgacaccttgacccgtttTAAAAGAAATAGACTTTATAATGCGGAAgccttaaaaaaataaagacttggaggaaatatgaactttaaaaaaatttgacaaagtTTACCCCGTAAAGAGTTACTAACCGGCcacaataaataaaatcaatacgccATAAATTACCACAACTAAACATAACCATATCCATAGCAAAAGATGAACCTTTGATCATCAAAAGATTGAGTTAAATTACACTCCCAAAATAAACCAAATGTTTTACATCCCAAACCATTTCAAAACAAAATACTTTCTTATCCATCCATAACCAAAATAATCCTTCACCCTTCCTCCAAGATTGGCACATTTCCTTCTTCTGTCTTGACACCACGCTGTATCAATCCCGTTTACCTGCATCTGCATCTCATGAACATACCTGAAATGagttataaaactcagcaagtagacctttaaataacaaatacatataccaTAGTGCAATGGAAGAATCCGTATCATTTCTTTACCATGATATGCCATCAATCAATAAAATACATACATAACAATTATAAGATGGCATCTATAGCACAATTAATTTCTTTTCATTTGTATGGCATTGATAGGTCATCAATCAATGGTACACATGTACGTCTCAGTCAAAATCAGTCACAGTACATGTCATTATGTTGATCAACTTCAGTCAAGTGGGTTTAGAATTACCATAGGTAACACCACAATACCATATAACCATCAagccataaaaacattcattgaaaCATTTAATCAAACACGTGGTGTGCGTGCTAAAACCTTAGCTCCTTCATTTTGCCCTTTGGCTTCAATTCCATTTCTTTTgaacatatcaatacatacCATATATATAATCAATGATTTAAAGGAGCTAACATCATTTAAAACACCATTTAACATAtacattgtggggacccgggctcgaattctttttcttggattaaatggatcattaatataaaaagtgggtcaaattttcgctttttacattaactcaagtgtaactaaacaacatctgttctttatttattttacaacatacaaacataatatacatgtcttattctgtatgtccccgactaaccagtattaaaagacagtacacaatataaagacaactactggtccatctgctacgcccgtgatctccacgctaacccgatcatctctgtctcgacccagatcctgccccacctgttgttatgcacacatacagacataacaacagccggaaaaccggtgagaacaaatcccagtataaacatgtaacatgtatataaacaatctaaacatgaaacatgctgatatgaatgtcattcatataaaatcatgcaatgtgaatctaatcatgtctagactcgactcgactagaactctagggatcccgttgtgaataagacgtcactggctgtcacctaccctaccaatcgaggtgctgtacgtcttattcctagacttcggcctgatctgtatccacgtctacaaaggggcggtgatcttcccctaagctgagatatcgccgaacatctagtagtctgcctgatctccagactgccctatcttaatgcatgaatacaaaatctgtaaacaagcataatgcaatgctacatgatctgtaaacaaagcatagcaagatctgcatataagttctataaacaaatctataataatcataatcatatcaaggtatgaacaataaaacaagtatgtgattttggttgggaaactcaaatgtgatctcatttgagtcgtgattccccaaacaaaacatgtactatacctttcgtcgtagaatcgctgtcacggtcgccaaattGAATCTGAAATGTAAATGttgatacgcactctatcaatttctcaTCTAAACCAACATacatccaagtcactacgtgatctcaataacatctgacggcataacgacgtaattctcgataccggtcaatccaattctcaaccaatatcaacattatcttattctcaatcatataCACAAAACCATACTCACAATCGGTACAGCttacatataaacatgctgaaagtcataggaaatgcatacgatatcatttctttgttc from Primulina eburnea isolate SZY01 chromosome 6, ASM2296580v1, whole genome shotgun sequence encodes:
- the LOC140835296 gene encoding uncharacterized protein, which translates into the protein MPPKRKVVEEEDSSSSRVVGEFSKLLKEQAKVHGEQIQQLLRLQNPDQGRGRGLVRQEPSSEGAYDRFKRMNPPEFVGGADPLAAMEWVKAIEAIFDYLNFEDNDREATKVTVNVQTLKWNEFKELFYDKYFSTDVKTRKVKEFLELNQGNLNVNDYILKFEEGCLFVPFIASNDKDRGEQFMRGLRAKIRRDVRMSKAATYKEIVEKALLAEQDEKEIEKERQLRRQNFNQKNQVSNQSFKGGYKGKGKEEHRDVEVQVTLPSTAPNLQAEDESKGASSLTKEGVNPDTSVISGTIQISGNVALTLIDTGATHSFMSEIFIRSLGIAPIFEPLQFTIMLPSGDVICPTSVIRACPILVNERILFADLIVIPMIEFDVILGMDWLSSYRAVIDCVEKMVRFPTEEGDSNVFKGSGTSLGTSFISCLKVNKMLVKGCHGFLASVMDVSKEYNVDVNDIDVVREYSDVFSDDVPGLPPDR